TCTACCGAGAACTTCTGTAAAGCTTTTGGGTGCATTATCATCCAACTCGCACGTAACGCAGCCTTCCGGTGTTGGGGGCAATACTATTCTACCTATTATGACCGTCCCGAATGTACGAAATAATGCGGCAGCTACGATTACACCAACATACCACACGGCAGCCTTGCCTAAAAACGGAACAGCTAAAAAAAAGAGTGAAGGCAGATGAAGAAAAAGCACAGGCGTGCTGTTCAATAAATTGGAAAAATAGAGTTCCCTGCGAAGAATTTTTCCTTGCTCATATTGTTCTGCCAAATACGTGTTGGCAGTGATGCTAGAAAAAAACGCCATAGTGAATGCAGCACCGGAAACATCCTGCAAATGCGCCATGCGTACAAGGGGAGAAGAAATACGGGCTAAAAAACGTCCCCAGTGCAGTGCCTCGATAATATTACCGATAGCCAAGCCTAACGAGATAGAAAAAATAAGCCTGAATAACGGATAAAAAAGTCCGTTCAAGAGCGCGTCATAATCCATAAAAGTAAAGAGTTCAGTATGCATACTGAACTCTTTACCATAGTTTACTTTAATAACAAATTGGAAGAGCGTAGAACGAGTCTTCACTATCAATGCTGAGTGGAGCAGCCTCGCCTAAACATAGCTCAGCTCAAATTGCGGCTATACAACGCTAGGCTGCGTCATCGTGCCCTTTATCCCGCGGCAAATCAGATTTTGACGCTTCAGCGCGGGCAAGATCGTCGCATCGCTCATTCTCTGGATGTCCACTATGACCGCGAACCCAGTGCAAAGTGACATCATGTTTTTCAAGATAAGGAAGAAGGCGGAGCCACAGGTCTTTATTTTTAACCGGCTTTTTGGAAGCATTTTTCCAACCGTTCTTCTGCCAGTTAACAAGCCACTTTTTTTCTACAGCGTTGCGTACGTACTGAGAATCAGTATATAAATCGACCTTGCAAGGTTCTTTCAACGCGGCAAGCCCCTCTACCACAGCAAGAATCTCCATCCTGTTATTTGTCGTCAGAGCAAAACCACCGGAGAGTTCTTTTTCTGTCTCACCGAATCGTAGGATACTTGCCCAGCCTCCGGGACCGGGATTACCGAGACAAGACCCATCTGTATAAAGCAAAATATGTTTCATCGTAAAATCACTCACATACTGTAGTAGTTGGATAATTCATGTGTGGCGCAACATGCTGTAGCATTTGCCGCGGCATGTTCAGTAAAAAACATAAAAATGTCTGAACAGCTAGCTTTTTTCCATCCACTCCACACAATGGCGCAACACCTTGTAATACGAATACTATAAAACTCAAAAAAAGATTACATTGCAGACGGTTCTGCGTATACTCACCAAAAGATCGTATTCTTTTTTAATCCCATCATGTTGAAATTTTTGCGGAAAAAGCAAATGATTATGGTTCAATACATTACTTAAACCAACGAATCGTACAACTATGTTTTTTTACCTGACTGCAATAAATTTCCAGCAATCAGGCTTGTTGGTTATATTGTTTCAACCTAACACACAGCTTACAGCTCATTGAGGTATGCATGATTAAAGCTTCTGTATTCATCAAGTGGACATTTATTATTTTTTGCGCGCTGGTTCTGGCAGGATTATTCTTTTTCAGGCATCTAGGCACTAAATCAGCAGACATGACCATGCAACTCGGCGTCACCAACGGACAGCTTACAGCTATGCCGACAACACCAAATGCAGTGTCCAGTCAAACAGATATTAAGGACAAATACGTAGCGCCATTGCCAATGCAAGGAACCGTGCAGCAGACAAAAAATAAAATTTTGCAATGCCTTCAGGCGATGGGAAATAATACTATAGCTTCACAAGACGCAGACTACGTCCATGCGGTGTTTGTCACACCTTTCATGCAGTATCATGACGATGTTGAATTTTATATTGATCCGCAAACGCAAAACGTGCAATTCCGATCTGCCTCCCGAGTTGGCAAATCAGATTTCGGTGCAAACCGCGCCCGATATGAAAAATTCAAGACGCTGTACTTACAGTAAATACACTACGTAAAAAGGCGGCAAGTCGTTGTGACCTGCCGCCTTCATATATTGTAAACAGTCAGAATATTATTTCCCGCCTATGTCATCCCAGAGCTGTTGCAGAGCCGCTCCCAGCCCCACCTGCCATTGGTTCTTTTCGAAGTACGGTATAAAATATTCATTTTGCAGCTTGTACATATAATCCTGCCCCAAAGCTTTTCGCAGCAATGGCGGAAATTCAATCAGAACCTGACGGCTGTACGGATTTATTCCGATAAAAACAGTTTTAGTATCCAGTTTCTCCGGAAGAACTACAGGTGTATTGCGTACCTGAAGGCGCAACTTCAACCCATGGGTTTCACGTAGAGCTGCTGCATAATCACGCAGCGCCGCTTTCTGGGTTTGAGTCAATGTTTCTGTTTGATCGTACACAGTGCCGCGAG
The DNA window shown above is from Halodesulfovibrio sp. and carries:
- a CDS encoding TPM domain-containing protein, with the translated sequence MGFFRNKRGPLIRSKSSGEFFLRAMLLIAVFVAVAAAFWYQTEHSFKEIRSRGTVYDQTETLTQTQKAALRDYAAALRETHGLKLRLQVRNTPVVLPEKLDTKTVFIGINPYSRQVLIEFPPLLRKALGQDYMYKLQNEYFIPYFEKNQWQVGLGAALQQLWDDIGGK
- a CDS encoding DUF1499 domain-containing protein, whose product is MIKASVFIKWTFIIFCALVLAGLFFFRHLGTKSADMTMQLGVTNGQLTAMPTTPNAVSSQTDIKDKYVAPLPMQGTVQQTKNKILQCLQAMGNNTIASQDADYVHAVFVTPFMQYHDDVEFYIDPQTQNVQFRSASRVGKSDFGANRARYEKFKTLYLQ
- the rnhA gene encoding ribonuclease HI produces the protein MKHILLYTDGSCLGNPGPGGWASILRFGETEKELSGGFALTTNNRMEILAVVEGLAALKEPCKVDLYTDSQYVRNAVEKKWLVNWQKNGWKNASKKPVKNKDLWLRLLPYLEKHDVTLHWVRGHSGHPENERCDDLARAEASKSDLPRDKGHDDAA